In a genomic window of Styela clava chromosome 11, kaStyClav1.hap1.2, whole genome shotgun sequence:
- the LOC120347226 gene encoding uncharacterized protein LOC120347226 isoform X2, producing the protein MQKKIYVLMILMLIGKLGFSDRVNTYEAHSIEMCGINHVITIQRDGYVMFCCKCREPLIQVKLCRYGLPETTECVCPNTVPFNKTFTENEISTEGEQSNTSAKQDTDCPTDTSINDDDEAEVDIFTEIIANKCSDLQKELRDLKESPPIYFECVSTAVALGMSFIGSIAALLCYHCIFPWIIKKLCNLSSDNE; encoded by the exons ATGCAAAAGAAAATTTACGTATTGATGATCTTGATGTTG ATTGGAAAATTGGGATTTTCTGATCGCGTTAATACATACGAAGCTCATTCTATAGAAATGTGTGGAATTAATCATGTTATCACCATACAACGAGATGGCTACGTCATGTTTTGCTGTAAATGTAGGGAACCACTGATACAGGTTAAACTCTGCAG GTACGGCTTGCCAGAGACGACCGAGTGTGTTTGCCCGAACACAGTACCATTCAACAAAACTTTCACAGAGAATGAG ATTTCCACTGAGGGTGAACAATCAAATACAAGTGCCAAACAAGACACTGATTGTCCAACTGACACAAGTATCAATGATGATGATGAAGCTGAAGTGGATATCTTCACCGAAATCATTGCAAACAAA TGTAGCGATTTACAAAAAGAGTTACGAGATCTGAAAGAATCTCCTCCAATTTACTTTGAATGTGTGTCTACTGCAGTAGCACTTGGGATGTCATTTATTGGATCTATTGCTGCGCTGTTAT GTTATCATTGTATTTTCCCTTGGATTATAAAAAAGCTCTGTAATCTTTCATCTGACAACGAATAG
- the LOC120347226 gene encoding uncharacterized protein LOC120347226 isoform X1, translating to MQKKIYVLMILMLIGKLGFSDRVNTYEAHSIEMCGINHVITIQRDGYVMFCCKCREPLIQVKLCRYGLPETTECVCPNTVPFNKTFTENEISTEGEQSNTSAKQDTDCPTDTSINDDDEAEVDIFTEIIANKCSDLQKELRDLKESPPIYFECVSTAVALGMSFIGSIAALLFFCTCLLRTCIFLRDYQLRLQIQIVSFYLL from the exons ATGCAAAAGAAAATTTACGTATTGATGATCTTGATGTTG ATTGGAAAATTGGGATTTTCTGATCGCGTTAATACATACGAAGCTCATTCTATAGAAATGTGTGGAATTAATCATGTTATCACCATACAACGAGATGGCTACGTCATGTTTTGCTGTAAATGTAGGGAACCACTGATACAGGTTAAACTCTGCAG GTACGGCTTGCCAGAGACGACCGAGTGTGTTTGCCCGAACACAGTACCATTCAACAAAACTTTCACAGAGAATGAG ATTTCCACTGAGGGTGAACAATCAAATACAAGTGCCAAACAAGACACTGATTGTCCAACTGACACAAGTATCAATGATGATGATGAAGCTGAAGTGGATATCTTCACCGAAATCATTGCAAACAAA TGTAGCGATTTACAAAAAGAGTTACGAGATCTGAAAGAATCTCCTCCAATTTACTTTGAATGTGTGTCTACTGCAGTAGCACTTGGGATGTCATTTATTGGATCTATTGCTGCGCTGTTAT TTTTTTGTACCTGTCTCTTGCGAACCTGCATTTTCCTCCGGGATTATCAACTAAGATTGCAAATACAAATTGTATCTTTTTACCTGCTATAG
- the LOC120347148 gene encoding exocyst complex component 5-like has protein sequence MASAELFEDPFDPTEYVERLAWRTPGGGTKGGAQGFNPRLLYDEFVAHINELKILDARIQQKAEKLDVALEKESRLHKDRLMELQKKNQEAFGQFQALDDRINYVATKVVHLGDQLEGVNTPRAHAAEAHQLMQYFDEFLTGKLTSEVLTNQYRVREAAEIVHKLHLIAQELPYDRFSEVKGRIVSKYHQIEEELIDEFKEAHRNGEVKKMQELASTLSLFTGYQHCIDAFIDENIKNAFYNKNDIFNEILDLCTKVSKIIAEVFSSPEQVMGKLLSKIYQSKLKDQVEKKLSESRTTDPEKYLQNLYTLYSKTVELSQKLSQFKLGSDSNFITKLTNGIFKSYLDSYIDVEIKFLKDKAMMISQRFYDSKDHVKKPVAAVSSLKAVIADKSRGHITFGMSSNVPENTSGETYLSQELAINLLQETKMAFARCRVLSSSSVLSNNSVQIFNLLVEYLCDQHIGYAIELCLQGIPTAECKAEPNLYFFDVSQQTNIIFHLFEKQFSDTLLPLISSSSRYGECIQRKKQIREQMEVKLDSGIDRCLQAAIGWMKTIFKTEQKKNDYSTDKPPERQCTQACNTVCAYFNRIMDYIRKSLDGNNVEAVLAEYGKRFHRLLFEHFQLFRFSFMGGMMAICDINEYRKCAEKLCVPFVTNLFESLHSLCNLLVVAPENLRQVCTGEQLSNLDRTVLHSFIQLRSDYRSAKLDKLFAN, from the coding sequence ATGGCGTCCGCTGAACTGTTTGAAGATCCTTTTGACCCAACTGAATATGTTGAAAGACTGGCATGGAGAACACCCGGTGGGGGTACAAAAGGCGGAGCTCAAGGATTTAACCCTCGACTCTTGTATGATGAATTCGTGGCTCACATTAATGAACTGAAAATACTTGATGCTAGAATTCAGCAAAAAGCTGAGAAGTTGGACGTTGCTCTTGAAAAAGAATCGCGTTTACATAAAGATAGACTCATGGAGTTGCAAAAGAAAAATCAAGAGGCTTTTGGTCAGTTCCAGGCATTGGATGATCGAATTAATTACGTTGCTACCAAAGTAGTTCATCTCGGGGATCAGTTAGAAGGTGTAAATACACCTAGAGCACATGCTGCAGAAGCTCACCAACTCATGCAATATTTTGACGAGTTTTTGACCGGGAAACTCACATCTGAAGTCCTGACAAACCAGTATAGAGTGCGAGAGGCTGCTGAAATTGTACATAAGCTACATCTTATTGCGCAAGAATTACCATACGATAGGTTCTCTGAAGTGAAAGGCAGAATTGTTTCCAAGTACCATCAAATTGAAGAAGAATTAATTGATGAGTTCAAGGAAGCTCACAGGAATGGAGAAGTGAAAAAAATGCAAGAACTTGCATCTACGCTTTCTTTGTTTACAGGTTATCAACACTGTATTGATGCATTTATAGATGAAAATATAAAGAATGCATTCTACAACAAAAACGACATATTTAACGAAATATTAGACTTGTGTACAAAAGTCAGCAAGATCATTGCTGAAGTGTTTTCATCACCAGAACAAGTTATGGGCAAACTGTTGTCAAAAATATACCAAAGCAAACTCAAGGATCAAGTTGAAAAAAAGCTCAGTGAAAGTAGAACCACAGACCCTGAAAAGTATTTACAAAATCTCTATACACTATATTCAAAAACTGTAGAATTATCTCAAAAGCTTTCTCAATTTAAATTGGGTTCAGATTCTAATTTCATCACAAAATTGACGAACGGCATTTTCAAAAGTTATCTCGACTCTTACATcgatgttgaaataaaattcctAAAGGATAAAGCAATGATGATATCCCAACGTTTCTATGATTCAAAAGATCATGTAAAAAAACCTGTCGCGGCTGTATCTTCATTAAAAGCCGTCATTGCGGACAAAAGCAGAGGACATATTACATTTGGAATGAGTAGCAATGTTCCTGAAAATACCAGTGGAGAAACTTATCTTTCACAGGAATTGGCCATCAATCTGCTTCAAGAAACAAAAATGGCTTTTGCAAGATGCAGAGTTTTGTCAAGCTCATCTGTTTTGAGCAATAATTCTGTTCAGATCTTCAATCTATTGGTAGAATATTTATGTGATCAACACATCGGATATGCTATTGAATTGTGTTTACAGGGCATACCTACAGCTGAATGCAAAGCTGAAcctaatttgtatttttttgatGTCTCTCAACAAACAAACATCATTTTTCATCTTTTTGAAAAACAGTTCAGCGACACTCTTCTGCCTTTAATCAGTTCTTCTTCAAGATACGGTGAATGCATTCAGAGAAAGAAACAAATCCGTGAGCAAATGGAAGTTAAACTTGATTCTGGTATTGATCGCTGTCTTCAAGCTGCCATAGGATGGATGAAGACCATATTTAAAACTGAACAGAAAAAGAATGATTATTCGACTGATAAACCACCTGAGCGTCAATGTACGCAGGCATGTAACACAGTATGTGCGTATTTCAACAGAATCATGGATTATATCAGAAAATCTCTTGATGGAAACAATGTTGAAGCAGTTCTTGCAGAATATGGAAAAAGATTTCATCGCCTACTTTTTGAACATTTCCAGCTTTTCAGATTCAGTTTTATGGGGGGAATGATGGCAATTTGTGATATTAATGAATACAGGAAATGTGCAGAAAAGCTTTGTGTACCCTTCGTCACGAATTTGTTCGAAAGTTTACATTCCCTATGTAATCTATTAGTAGTTGCCCCAGAAAATTTAAGACAAGTTTGCACTGGTGAACAATTGTCAAATCTCGATCGCACTGTTTTACATTCATTTATTCAGCTTCGTTCAGATTACCGCTCTGCAAAACTAGACAAGCTCTTTGCTAACTAA
- the LOC120347190 gene encoding aspartate aminotransferase, cytoplasmic-like yields the protein MTTVPSAFNQVEQAPPVAVFKLKDDYTADSAEEKINLGVGAYRDANGQPWVLPVVRSIEAQMINDPALNHEYLPISGLPAFCQAATKLCLGSDSKAITENRAGGVQALSGTGALRLAAEFLKRFYNTHVESTVVSYPDPTWANHDAIFRYAGFTDRRKYRYWDAKNRCLDLAGLKEDLLQLPEVSIVILHACAHNPTGVDPTQEQWKEIADVCKQKNHFPVFDSAYQGFATGDPDVDAWSIRHFEKCGFEFFVCQSFSKNFGLYNERVGNLAMVMKDPDSLTRSRSQLELIIRGMYSNPPNHGARVVATALCNPSSLGEWHDNIRTMSARIKQMRKSLHEKLKILGTPGNWDHIVNQIGMFSYTGLNQAQCEFMVKQKHIYLMKSGRISMCGLTEGNIDYFAQSLHEAVTKINENKL from the coding sequence ATGACGACTGTTCCATCAGCCTTTAACCAAGTAGAACAAGCTCCTCCTGTTGCTGTCTTCAAGCTAAAGGATGATTATACTGCAGATAGCGCTGAAGAGAAAATCAATTTGGGAGTAGGAGCTTACAGAGATGCAAATGGTCAGCCTTGGGTTCTTCCTGTAGTCAGGTCTATAGAAGCACAAATGATAAATGACCCCGCTCTAAACCACGAGTATTTGCCTATATCAGGCCTACCAGCATTTTGTCAAGCAGCAACAAAGCTTTGTCTTGGCTCAGACAGCAAGGCGATAACGGAGAACAGAGCCGGTGGCGTGCAAGCTCTCAGTGGCACTGGTGCACTTCGACTTGCTGCTGAGTTTTTGAAACGTTTCTACAATACTCATGTGGAAAGCACCGTTGTAAGTTATCCTGACCCGACATGGGCAAATCATGATGCTATTTTTAGATACGCTGGGTTTACGGATCGCCGTAAATACAGATACTGGGATGCAAAGAACAGGTGCCTCGATTTAGCTGGTTTGAAAGAGGACTTGCTACAGCTTCCCGAGGTTTCTATCGTCATCCTTCATGCCTGTGCTCACAATCCCACTGGTGTAGACCCTACTCAAGAGCAATGGAAGGAGATAGCAGATgtttgtaaacaaaaaaatcactTTCCTGTATTCGATTCTGCTTATCAAGGATTTGCCACTGGTGATCCAGATGTTGACGCATGGAGTATTCGTCACTTTGAAAAATGTGGATTCGAGTTCTTTGTTTGTCAGTCATTTTCGAAAAATTTTGGTCTTTACAATGAAAGAGTCGGAAATCTCGCAATGGTGATGAAGGATCCAGATTCGCTGACACGTAGCAGATCTCAATTGGAGTTGATTATCAGAGGAATGTATTCAAACCCACCAAACCATGGTGCAAGGGTGGTTGCAACAGCACTATGTAATCCATCTTCATTGGGCGAATGGCATGATAACATTCGCACCATGTCAGCTCGAATTAAGCAAATGAGGAAATCTCTGCATGAAAAGCTAAAAATACTTGGCACTCCAGGAAATTGGGATCATATTGTTAATCAAATTGGAATGTTTAGCTATACAGGTCTCAACCAAGCTCAATGTGAATTCATGGTAAAACAGAAGCACATCTATCTGATGAAATCTGGGCGTATCAGCATGTGTGGTCTGACTGAAGGTAACATTGACTACTTCGCTCAGTCCCTGCATGAAGCTGTCACAAAGATCAATGAAAATAAACTGTAA
- the LOC120347171 gene encoding caspase-2-like — translation MPFMQEITPEFEKFCCDLGLRKETAHEMWDADIHSPQELAAMEISELKKFSSNSLLLNNIHPILQKYVFNITTAKDPYKMSLKIIRKQAQAMELEEDEPMDAADSTTVADSTAFTDKTEELNGRTGGKANLQLNNAGRTGGVRYNNNGTSLNNRGANCVQSNIGLKGNGTGKGHSITITGGNFTQSSVLSSGPVTYNNTNTTITTTVNSESEADIKKRRSKLLGSTLFLDGTQVKTADIGWMDNHNFWVDKIRLPTAEYEQYTEHLNCDDVYHIRSNGRALILNNIEFSAASRMKKRTGADADCKRMEQLLSELGFKVRAERNKTAAEMKTILKDFAQSRDNRSTGISVIYIGSHGERDERGNDTFVGSDGGRVNFREVQDMFSPKNSPLLNNIPKVFFLQFCRQEGPTIRTPAAAPLQTASVMSDAGWFDTHTEKPVANLRASEVDPSEETRLMDMLCVYATLTGTKAYRDTADGSWFVTALIRVFQENAHKDDVLSMLTKVNNSVSLNNGNEGSRRALQVSEVCSSLRKKLYFYPGQLA, via the exons ATGCCGTTCATGCAAGAAATCACCCCAGAATTTGAGAAATTTTGCTGTGACCTGGGATTGAGAAAAGAAACTGCTCACGAGATGTGGGATG CTGACATCCACTCACCGCAAGAACTTGCAGCGATGGAAATTTCAGAGTTGAAAAAGTTTTCGAGCAATTCACTCTTGTTGAACAACATACATCCCATCCTGCAGAAG TATGTATTCAACATCACCACGGCGAAAGATCCGTACAAGATGTCACTCAAGATTATCAGAAAACAAGCCCAAGCTATGGAACTGGAAGAGGATGAG CCGATGGATGCAGCTGATTCCACCACTGTAGCGGATTCTACTGCTTTCACTGATAAGACAGAAGAACTGAATGGAAGAACTGGAGG aaaagcAAATCTGCAGTTGAACAATGCTGGAAGAACTGGCGGAGTGAG ATACAATAACAATGGAACAAGCCTCAACAACAGAGGAGCTA aTTGTGTCCAAAGCAACATTGGATTGAAAGGGAATGGCACAGGAAAGGGTCATTCCATCACCATAACTGGAGGAAACTTCACTCAGTCGAGTGTGTTGTCAAGTGGACCTGTCACTTACAATAACACCAATACCACCATTACCACTACTG TTAACAGCGAATCTGAGGCCGATATAAAAAAGAGAAGATCTAAACTTCTTGGATCTACTCTGTTCCTGGATg GTACCCAGGTGAAAACCGCTGATATTGGATGGATGGACAACCACAACTTTTGGGTCGATAAAATTCGTCTTCCAACTGCGGAGTACGAGCAATACACTGAACATTTGAATTGTGATGAT GTTTACCACATCCGTAGCAATGGACGTGCCCTGATCTTGAACAACATTGAATTCAGTGCAGCATCAAG AATGAAAAAGAGAACTGGTGCAGATGCTGATTGTAAACGTATGGAACAGCTTCTTTCTGAACTCGGATTCAAAGTCAGAGCAGAAAGAAACAAGACAGCTGCG GAAATGAAAACTATTCTGAAGGATTTTGCGCAAAGTCGGGACAACCGCAGTACTGGCATCAGTGTTATATACATTGGATCACATGGAGAAAGAG ATGAACGTGGCAACGATACTTTTGTTGGTTCTGATGGAGGGAGAGTGAATTTCAGAGAAGTGCAAGACATGTTTAGTCCCAAAAACAGTCCTCTGTTAAACAACATTCCGAAGGTTTTCTTCCTCCAGTTTTGTAGACAGG agGGACCCACCATTCGCACTCCTGCGGCAG CTCCGCtccaaactgcaagtgtaatgTCTGATGCTGGTTGGTTTGATACGCATACTGAAAAACCAGTTGCCAATTTGAGGGCATCAGAAGTTGATCCTTCTGAAGAAACACGCCTTATGGATATGCTTTGTGTGTATGCAACACTTACTG GAACTAAGGCTTATCGTGATACAGCAGATGGCTCATGGTTTGTTACTGCATTGATTCGTGTCTTCCAAGAAAATGCTCACAAGGATGATGTACTCAGCATGCTTACAAAG GTGAACAACAGTGTATCACTCAATAACGGGAATGAAGGATCTCGCAGAGCGCTCCAGGTCAGCGAAGTCTGTAGCAGTCTCCGCAAGAAACTGTATTTCTACCCGGGCCAACTTGCCTAA